In one Candidatus Polarisedimenticolaceae bacterium genomic region, the following are encoded:
- a CDS encoding MBL fold metallo-hydrolase, whose product MRGLFHPAFLHPPTGDPGVWVDMPDEGRALLLDLPALTHVTHRKLLRVAHAVVTHTHMDHFVGFDHLLRIALRREDLLTVTGPEGFLSSVRGRVAAYAWNLIASYPVRLRVQEVAGAVLRAEEYSGASEMRPEPLPDVPFTGTVHAERAFRVDVATLDHGLPVLGIAVREVEHLAVDRDRLDRRGLVPGPWLARLKDAIRRGEAGDTPIAAERDDGTSVTLSLGEIGPEVVRRGPGQALGYLTDLAGTEVNLARAAELVRDVDLLLCEAAFLDADRDLASERHHLTAAQAGRLARDAGAKRLAIFHLSPRYEGRERDLFDEAAEAFGAPTLEMPVVPAATIRA is encoded by the coding sequence ATGCGCGGGCTCTTCCATCCGGCGTTCCTGCACCCGCCGACCGGCGACCCGGGCGTCTGGGTCGACATGCCCGACGAGGGGCGCGCGCTCCTCCTCGACCTCCCCGCTCTCACCCACGTGACGCACCGCAAGCTGCTCCGTGTGGCCCACGCCGTCGTCACTCACACGCACATGGATCACTTCGTCGGCTTCGATCATCTCCTCCGCATCGCGCTCCGCCGGGAGGACCTGCTCACGGTCACCGGCCCCGAGGGATTTCTCTCGAGCGTACGCGGGCGCGTCGCGGCATACGCGTGGAACCTCATCGCGAGCTATCCCGTCCGCCTGCGCGTTCAGGAGGTCGCGGGCGCCGTCCTCCGCGCCGAGGAGTACTCCGGCGCCTCGGAGATGCGGCCGGAGCCGCTCCCCGACGTCCCGTTCACGGGGACCGTGCACGCCGAGCGGGCCTTTCGCGTCGACGTCGCGACGCTCGATCACGGTCTTCCCGTCCTCGGGATCGCGGTACGCGAGGTCGAGCACCTCGCGGTCGATCGCGACCGGCTCGATCGCCGGGGGCTCGTGCCGGGGCCGTGGCTCGCGCGCCTCAAGGACGCGATCCGCCGCGGCGAAGCCGGCGACACCCCGATCGCCGCCGAGCGCGACGATGGGACCTCCGTCACGCTGTCCCTCGGCGAGATCGGCCCGGAGGTCGTGCGGCGCGGGCCGGGCCAGGCGCTGGGCTACCTCACCGATCTGGCGGGGACCGAGGTGAACCTGGCGCGCGCCGCCGAGCTCGTCCGCGACGTCGACCTCCTCCTCTGCGAGGCGGCGTTCCTCGATGCCGATCGCGATCTCGCATCGGAGCGGCATCACCTCACCGCCGCCCAGGCGGGACGGCTCGCGCGGGACGCGGGCGCGAAGCGCCTCGCGATCTTCCATCTCTCGCCGCGCTACGAAGGGCGGGAGCGCGATCTCTTCGACGAAGCCGCCGAGGCGTTCGGGGCCCCGACCCTCGAAATGCCGGTCGTTCCGGCTGCTACAATCCGCGCATGA
- the purE gene encoding 5-(carboxyamino)imidazole ribonucleotide mutase has translation MKPLVGLIMGSRSDWETLQEAAETLERLGIAHEVKVVSAHRTPDLLFEYAGSAEARGLEVIIAGAGGAAHLPGMTASKTSLPVLGVPIESKTLKGVDSLLSIVQMPAGVPVGTLAIGRSGAVNAALLAAAILGNHHPEIRAALKNFRVAQTERVLDSPDPRQPEGQARRTT, from the coding sequence ATGAAGCCGCTCGTGGGCCTGATCATGGGTTCGCGCTCCGATTGGGAGACTCTGCAGGAAGCGGCGGAGACCTTGGAGCGGCTCGGCATCGCCCACGAGGTGAAGGTCGTCTCGGCCCACCGCACTCCCGATCTCCTGTTCGAGTACGCCGGGTCCGCCGAGGCGCGCGGGCTCGAGGTCATCATCGCGGGCGCGGGTGGGGCGGCCCATCTTCCCGGCATGACCGCCTCGAAGACCTCGCTCCCGGTCCTCGGCGTCCCGATCGAGTCGAAGACGCTCAAGGGGGTCGACTCGCTCCTCTCGATCGTCCAGATGCCGGCCGGCGTGCCCGTGGGGACGCTCGCGATCGGGAGATCCGGCGCCGTGAACGCGGCGCTCCTCGCCGCGGCGATTCTCGGCAATCACCACCCCGAGATCCGCGCGGCGCTCAAGAACTTCCGCGTCGCGCAGACCGAGCGCGTCCTCGACAGCCCGGACCCGCGCCAGCCGGAAGGCCAGGCCCGAAGAACGACATGA
- a CDS encoding 5-(carboxyamino)imidazole ribonucleotide synthase codes for MTVVGVLGAGQLGRMLALAGYPLGLRFVFYDPSAEAPAGHLAELRSSSWDDHDALVAFAGEVDLVTYEFENVPVAVASRLAERVPVHPSPRALEVAQDRLKEKHLFRDLGFGTAPFAPVDTRDDLSRAVEALGLPAVLKTRTEGYDGKGQRVLRRPSDLDPAFAALGGRPLILEGFIPFTRELSILAARGRNGDTAFWPLVENVHRDGILRLSVAPAQVAPTLAESAMGLAGRALEALDYVGVVAIELFEHEGRLVANEMAPRVHNSGHWTIEGSRTSQFENHLRALLGLPLGDTAMNGVAAMVNLIGETPDPASLLEIEGSHLHLYGKPARPGRKLGHVTLVEPDRTALGAALARVASVVDEPSLSR; via the coding sequence ATGACGGTTGTCGGCGTGCTCGGCGCGGGTCAGCTCGGAAGGATGCTGGCCCTGGCGGGGTATCCCCTCGGCTTGCGCTTCGTCTTCTACGACCCGAGCGCCGAAGCTCCCGCGGGCCATCTCGCCGAGCTTCGCTCGTCGTCGTGGGACGATCACGACGCGCTGGTCGCGTTCGCCGGCGAGGTCGATCTCGTGACCTACGAATTCGAGAACGTCCCGGTCGCGGTCGCGAGCCGGTTGGCCGAGCGCGTTCCCGTGCACCCGTCGCCGCGGGCGCTCGAGGTCGCGCAGGATCGTCTCAAGGAGAAGCACCTCTTCCGCGACCTCGGCTTCGGAACGGCGCCGTTCGCCCCCGTCGACACGCGCGACGATCTCTCCCGTGCGGTGGAGGCGCTCGGACTTCCCGCCGTCTTGAAAACGCGCACCGAGGGGTACGACGGCAAGGGCCAGCGCGTGCTCCGCCGCCCGAGCGACCTCGACCCCGCGTTCGCGGCGCTCGGAGGTCGGCCGCTCATCCTCGAGGGGTTCATTCCGTTCACGCGCGAGCTGTCGATCCTCGCCGCGCGCGGGCGGAACGGCGATACCGCCTTCTGGCCGCTCGTCGAGAACGTCCACCGCGACGGCATCCTGCGCCTCTCGGTCGCGCCGGCACAGGTCGCCCCGACGCTCGCAGAGAGCGCGATGGGCCTCGCCGGTCGCGCGCTCGAGGCGCTCGACTACGTCGGCGTCGTCGCGATCGAGCTGTTCGAGCACGAGGGGCGCCTCGTCGCGAACGAGATGGCTCCGCGCGTCCACAACTCGGGGCACTGGACGATCGAGGGCTCGCGCACGAGCCAGTTCGAGAACCACCTGCGCGCGCTCCTCGGCCTTCCCCTGGGCGACACCGCGATGAACGGCGTCGCCGCCATGGTGAACCTGATCGGGGAGACCCCGGACCCGGCCTCGCTCCTTGAGATCGAGGGCTCGCATCTCCATCTCTACGGGAAGCCCGCGCGACCCGGACGGAAGCTCGGCCACGTGACCCTGGTCGAGCCCGATCGCACGGCGCTTGGCGCGGCGCTCGCGCGCGTCGCGAGCGTGGTGGACGAGCCCTCGTTGTCTCGATGA
- a CDS encoding M23 family metallopeptidase has protein sequence MKRRSSYDRRSRGGGLLPKVLLVLILLAGLVLGVRGAVRTGGVPEIAIVPAAKAIGAKTPVTVTVKEPARGLTGVKIEFVQGDRKDVLAEKTYVPEAAWSFGGAKTPEDTFKLELGRDAQKGLKAGNATVRVTASRAGSWLRHPEAVSQEVTLPVRLTPPSLAVVSSFTYINQGGCEAVVYRVGETSVKDGVVAGSWFFPGFPLPGGGKDDRFAFFAVPYDLGDASEVRLTAEDEVGNASHVAFIDKFFAKPLHRDTIPLDDKFLAKVVGPIMSQTPELADKGNPLDNYLEINRNLRKIDNAKLIELAKGSQAKFLWNKPFQAMGSTKVMAHFADRRSYVYKGKSVDQQDHLGLDLAGVSRAPVPAANDGVVVLASFLGIYGNAVVIDHGYGLMSLYGHLSSIDVKEGQTVTRGQVLGHSGDTGLAAGDHLHFAILLQGLPVSPVEWWDPHWLQDRIARKLGRGFPLGS, from the coding sequence ATGAAACGACGCTCCTCCTACGATCGCCGCTCGCGCGGCGGCGGCCTCCTGCCCAAGGTTCTCCTCGTCCTCATCCTGCTCGCGGGCCTGGTGCTCGGCGTGCGCGGCGCAGTGCGCACCGGCGGCGTTCCGGAGATCGCGATCGTGCCGGCCGCCAAAGCGATCGGCGCCAAGACTCCGGTCACGGTGACGGTGAAGGAGCCGGCGCGCGGCCTGACCGGCGTGAAGATCGAGTTCGTTCAAGGGGACCGGAAAGACGTCCTCGCGGAAAAAACGTACGTTCCGGAGGCGGCGTGGTCGTTCGGCGGCGCCAAGACCCCGGAGGACACGTTCAAGCTGGAGCTGGGGCGCGATGCCCAGAAGGGGCTCAAGGCCGGCAATGCGACGGTCCGCGTGACCGCCTCCCGCGCCGGGAGCTGGCTCCGCCACCCCGAGGCAGTCAGCCAGGAGGTCACGCTCCCGGTCCGTCTCACGCCGCCGTCGCTCGCGGTCGTCTCGTCGTTCACCTACATCAATCAGGGCGGCTGCGAGGCGGTCGTCTACCGGGTCGGAGAGACATCGGTCAAGGACGGTGTCGTCGCCGGGTCATGGTTCTTCCCCGGATTCCCGCTTCCCGGGGGCGGCAAGGACGACCGGTTCGCGTTCTTCGCCGTTCCCTACGATCTCGGCGACGCGTCGGAAGTGCGCCTGACCGCCGAGGACGAAGTCGGCAATGCGTCGCACGTCGCCTTCATCGACAAGTTCTTCGCGAAGCCGCTCCACCGCGACACGATCCCGCTCGACGACAAGTTCCTCGCCAAGGTCGTGGGGCCGATCATGTCGCAGACCCCCGAGCTCGCCGACAAGGGCAACCCGCTCGACAACTACCTCGAGATCAACCGCAACCTGCGGAAGATCGACAACGCCAAGCTCATCGAGCTCGCGAAGGGATCGCAGGCGAAGTTCCTCTGGAACAAGCCGTTCCAGGCGATGGGCTCGACCAAGGTCATGGCGCACTTCGCCGACCGCCGCAGCTACGTGTACAAGGGCAAGAGCGTCGATCAGCAGGACCATCTCGGGCTCGACCTCGCGGGGGTCTCGCGCGCGCCCGTGCCTGCGGCGAACGACGGCGTCGTCGTGCTCGCGAGCTTCCTCGGGATCTACGGCAACGCCGTCGTCATCGACCACGGCTACGGGCTCATGTCGCTCTACGGCCACCTCTCGTCGATCGACGTCAAGGAGGGCCAGACCGTGACCCGCGGCCAGGTGCTCGGCCACAGCGGCGACACCGGCCTCGCCGCCGGCGATCATCTCCACTTCGCCATTCTTCTGCAGGGGCTCCCCGTCAGCCCGGTGGAGTGGTGGGACCCGCACTGGCTCCAGGACCGCATCGCCCGGAAGCTGGGGCGCGGCTTCCCGCTCGGCTCCTAG
- a CDS encoding ankyrin repeat domain-containing protein gives MNIRTLALLALAGSLTFGCRATPLGGAAAGGDLTAMKTLLDAGADPNAGGHFTISPLALAARTGHVDAIELLLARGADPHRGSGVNGWTPLLHALHKGQMPAAIRLAATCTAPSHELDQALFMAAGYAEAEAVQALLARGADPHYAKDGETPLSVATAGAFDIDYAYGSCEAHVATVKALLRAAPDLALTGEAGKKARRAAEQRGCSDLLALVR, from the coding sequence ATGAACATCCGCACGCTCGCCTTGCTCGCCCTCGCGGGGTCCCTCACCTTCGGCTGCCGCGCCACGCCCCTCGGCGGCGCCGCCGCCGGCGGCGATCTCACAGCGATGAAGACCCTTCTCGACGCCGGCGCCGACCCGAACGCCGGGGGACATTTCACGATCTCCCCGCTCGCGCTCGCCGCCCGCACGGGACACGTCGATGCGATCGAGCTGCTCCTCGCCCGCGGCGCCGATCCGCACCGCGGCAGCGGCGTGAACGGCTGGACGCCGCTCCTTCACGCCCTTCACAAGGGCCAGATGCCCGCGGCGATCCGCCTCGCGGCGACCTGCACCGCGCCCTCGCACGAGCTGGACCAAGCGCTCTTCATGGCGGCCGGGTACGCCGAGGCCGAAGCGGTCCAGGCGCTCCTCGCACGCGGCGCCGATCCTCACTACGCCAAGGACGGCGAGACACCGCTGTCGGTCGCAACCGCCGGCGCCTTCGACATCGACTACGCGTACGGCTCGTGCGAGGCGCACGTCGCGACCGTCAAGGCGCTCCTCCGCGCGGCACCCGACCTCGCGCTCACCGGCGAGGCCGGCAAGAAGGCACGCCGCGCCGCCGAGCAGCGCGGATGCTCCGACCTGCTCGCGCTCGTCCGCTAG
- a CDS encoding DMT family transporter produces the protein MLTLVWGTTWAAIRVGLAGLPPFTAVAIRFAIATTILLAIARASKVELGRQPHEKTLWFVNGLLFFSVSYGVVYWSELYVPSALASILFATFPLLVTLFAHWILPHEPLRAAAGVGAVVAFAGIVVIFSEDLAKIGGPKAAHAAAVLLLSPLVSSLSSVLVKRYGAAIHPISLAAVPMAIAAAVMGALALIFERGQPIAWTPATIGSLAYLSVCGSAVTFTLYYWLLRHVRANRVALIAYLTPVIAVVTGVVALHEHFTVRFLIGGLLVIAGVAVAAKSPPVPIKS, from the coding sequence GTGCTCACGCTGGTCTGGGGAACGACGTGGGCCGCGATCCGTGTCGGTCTCGCGGGGCTTCCGCCGTTCACCGCGGTCGCGATCCGGTTCGCGATCGCCACGACGATCCTGCTCGCGATAGCCCGAGCCTCGAAGGTCGAGCTCGGGAGGCAGCCGCACGAGAAGACGCTGTGGTTCGTCAACGGCCTGCTGTTCTTCTCGGTCTCCTACGGCGTCGTCTACTGGAGCGAGCTGTACGTGCCCTCCGCGCTCGCGTCGATCCTCTTCGCGACCTTCCCCCTGCTCGTCACCCTCTTCGCGCACTGGATTCTGCCGCACGAGCCGCTCAGGGCCGCCGCCGGCGTCGGCGCGGTCGTCGCGTTCGCGGGGATCGTGGTGATCTTCTCCGAGGACCTCGCGAAGATCGGCGGTCCGAAGGCGGCCCACGCCGCGGCCGTCCTCTTGCTCTCCCCTCTCGTGTCGTCGCTGTCGAGCGTGCTCGTCAAACGCTACGGTGCCGCGATCCATCCGATCTCGCTGGCCGCGGTTCCGATGGCGATCGCGGCTGCGGTCATGGGAGCGCTGGCCCTCATCTTCGAGCGCGGACAGCCCATCGCCTGGACGCCTGCGACGATCGGATCGCTGGCGTACCTCTCCGTGTGCGGATCGGCGGTCACCTTCACGCTGTATTACTGGCTGCTCCGCCACGTGCGCGCGAACCGCGTCGCGCTCATCGCCTATCTGACGCCCGTCATCGCGGTCGTCACCGGCGTCGTGGCGCTCCACGAGCATTTCACGGTGCGTTTCCTGATCGGGGGGCTGCTCGTCATCGCCGGGGTCGCGGTCGCGGCGAAATCGCCGCCGGTGCCGATCAAGAGCTGA
- the rfbA gene encoding glucose-1-phosphate thymidylyltransferase RfbA, which translates to MKGIVLAGGAGTRLYPVTRGISKQLLPVYDKPMVYYPLSALMLAGIRDILVITTPEDRPSFERLLEDGRSLGLRIAYAVQPRPEGLAQAFLIGRAFVGSDAVALALGDNIFYGQGFAAVLKRAAARTSGATVFAYRVRDPERYGVVSFDRDGRALAIEEKPAHPRSSFAVTGLYFYDNDVVKIAERLKPSPRGELEITDVNRAYLEAGTLQVEILGRGFAWLDTGTHDSLLQASNFIQTLQERQGLRVACLEEVAFKMGFIDRAAVSRLAERMGAGAYADYLRRMLDEESA; encoded by the coding sequence ATGAAGGGCATCGTCCTCGCCGGCGGCGCGGGCACGCGCCTGTACCCGGTGACCCGCGGGATCAGCAAGCAGCTCTTGCCGGTCTACGACAAGCCGATGGTCTATTACCCGCTCTCGGCGCTCATGCTCGCCGGGATCCGCGACATCCTCGTCATCACAACGCCCGAGGATCGGCCATCGTTCGAGCGTCTGCTCGAAGACGGGCGATCGCTCGGCCTCCGCATCGCGTACGCCGTCCAGCCGCGGCCCGAGGGGCTGGCGCAGGCGTTCTTGATCGGGCGCGCGTTCGTGGGGAGCGATGCGGTCGCGCTCGCGCTCGGCGACAACATCTTCTACGGTCAGGGGTTCGCCGCCGTCCTGAAGCGCGCCGCGGCGCGCACGTCGGGAGCGACGGTCTTCGCCTACCGCGTCCGTGATCCCGAACGGTACGGCGTCGTCAGCTTCGATCGCGACGGCCGGGCGCTCGCCATCGAGGAGAAGCCGGCCCACCCGCGTTCGAGCTTCGCGGTGACCGGTCTCTACTTCTACGACAACGACGTCGTGAAGATCGCGGAGCGGCTGAAGCCGTCGCCGCGCGGCGAGCTCGAGATCACCGACGTCAACCGCGCGTACCTCGAGGCGGGCACCCTCCAGGTCGAGATCCTCGGCCGCGGGTTCGCGTGGCTCGACACCGGCACGCACGACTCGCTGCTCCAGGCGTCGAACTTCATCCAGACGCTGCAGGAGCGGCAAGGGCTCCGCGTCGCATGCCTCGAGGAGGTCGCGTTCAAGATGGGGTTCATCGACCGCGCCGCGGTGTCCCGGCTCGCCGAGCGGATGGGCGCGGGCGCGTACGCCGACTACCTCCGCCGCATGCTGGACGAGGAGAGCGCCTGA
- the rfbB gene encoding dTDP-glucose 4,6-dehydratase: MDCWLITGGAGFIGCHFVRAALREPSRRVVVLDKLTYAGNKLNLSDVSGDSRFTFVEGDIADGALVEKLLAEHTPSAVVNFAAESHVDRSIDGPRNFVATNVVGTFELLEAMRRRHPAVRFVHVSTDEVYGALGDDGSFLESTPYAPNSPYAATKAAADHLVRAYARTYGLSAVITNGSNTYGPYQFPEKLIPLTILNALDGRPLPIYGDGLYVRDWLHVEDHVAGILAALDRGKAGERYNIGGGNERTNLALVDMICGALESIVPSGKRPYRELKTHVVDRSAHDRRYAVDSKKARRELGWAPSREFAAGLAETVRWYVENRAWVDAVQAKAQYTRERLGA, encoded by the coding sequence GTGGACTGCTGGCTGATCACGGGCGGCGCGGGTTTCATCGGCTGCCACTTCGTCAGGGCCGCCCTCCGTGAGCCCTCCCGCCGCGTCGTCGTCCTGGACAAGCTCACCTACGCGGGCAACAAGCTGAACCTTTCCGACGTGAGCGGCGACTCCCGCTTCACGTTCGTCGAAGGCGACATCGCGGACGGCGCTCTCGTCGAGAAGCTCCTGGCGGAGCACACGCCGTCGGCGGTCGTGAACTTCGCCGCCGAGAGCCACGTCGATCGGTCGATCGACGGGCCGAGAAACTTCGTCGCGACGAACGTCGTCGGTACGTTCGAGCTGCTCGAGGCGATGCGCCGCCGGCATCCGGCGGTACGCTTCGTCCACGTCTCGACCGACGAGGTGTACGGCGCGCTCGGCGACGATGGGTCGTTCCTGGAGTCGACCCCTTATGCGCCGAACTCGCCGTACGCGGCGACGAAGGCGGCGGCCGACCACCTCGTGCGCGCCTACGCACGGACCTACGGCCTCTCTGCGGTCATCACGAACGGGAGCAACACGTACGGTCCGTATCAGTTTCCCGAGAAGCTCATCCCACTGACGATCCTGAACGCGCTCGACGGGCGTCCGCTGCCGATCTACGGCGACGGGCTCTACGTGCGCGATTGGCTGCATGTCGAGGATCACGTCGCGGGGATCCTCGCCGCGCTCGATCGCGGCAAGGCGGGCGAGCGCTACAACATCGGCGGTGGGAACGAGCGGACGAACCTCGCGCTCGTCGACATGATCTGCGGCGCGCTCGAGTCGATCGTGCCGTCGGGCAAGCGTCCGTACCGCGAGCTCAAGACGCACGTCGTCGATCGCAGCGCGCACGACCGCCGCTACGCCGTGGATTCCAAGAAAGCGCGTCGCGAGCTCGGCTGGGCGCCGTCGCGCGAGTTCGCCGCGGGTCTGGCCGAGACCGTTCGCTGGTACGTCGAGAATCGCGCATGGGTGGATGCGGTGCAGGCCAAGGCGCAGTACACGCGGGAGCGGCTCGGCGCATGA
- the alr gene encoding alanine racemase — protein sequence MLNWVEVDAAALTNNVAEFRRRLGTGPKFGAVVKSNAYGHGMREVAGIVESAGADWLCVNNIDEGVALRATGTKLPILIMGYVELASLHAVVENQLDPIVYNDETLDKLEALAAAARKKIGVHVKVETGTHRQGVLERDVPAFVKRIQKSNALTLAGVSTHFANIEDTTDHGFAEQQIAAYTRILESISVIGAWPLLRHSACSAAVLLFNRTHLDLARVGISLYGLWPSKETYVSCLERGKASLDLKPVLTWKTRIAQVKDVPEGGYVGYGLTWRATRPTRIAVLPVGYYEGFNRELSGLAHVLVRGKRAPIRGRICMNMCMVDVTDIPSASLEDEVVLLGKQGDEKLTAEQLAAWCGTISYEIVSRIHPSLPRVLVGQ from the coding sequence GTGCTGAACTGGGTCGAGGTCGACGCGGCGGCCCTCACGAACAACGTCGCGGAGTTCAGGCGGCGCCTCGGCACGGGCCCGAAGTTCGGCGCGGTCGTGAAGTCGAACGCCTACGGCCACGGCATGCGCGAGGTCGCAGGCATCGTCGAGAGCGCGGGCGCCGACTGGCTCTGCGTCAACAACATCGACGAAGGGGTCGCGCTCCGCGCCACCGGCACGAAGCTGCCGATCCTCATCATGGGCTACGTCGAGCTCGCGTCGCTCCACGCCGTCGTCGAGAACCAGCTCGATCCCATCGTCTACAACGATGAGACGCTGGACAAGCTCGAAGCGCTGGCCGCCGCCGCGAGAAAGAAGATCGGCGTCCACGTCAAGGTCGAGACCGGAACGCACCGCCAAGGGGTGCTGGAAAGAGATGTCCCGGCCTTCGTGAAGCGAATCCAAAAGAGCAACGCCCTGACGCTCGCCGGCGTCTCCACGCACTTCGCCAACATCGAGGACACGACCGACCACGGCTTCGCCGAGCAGCAGATCGCCGCCTACACGCGCATCCTCGAGAGCATCTCCGTGATCGGCGCGTGGCCGCTCCTGCGCCATTCGGCCTGCTCCGCGGCCGTCCTCCTCTTCAACCGCACCCACCTCGACCTCGCCCGCGTCGGCATCTCGCTCTACGGCCTGTGGCCTTCGAAAGAGACCTACGTTTCGTGCCTCGAGCGCGGCAAGGCCTCGCTCGACTTGAAGCCGGTCCTCACCTGGAAGACGCGCATCGCCCAGGTGAAAGACGTCCCCGAAGGCGGCTACGTCGGCTACGGCCTCACCTGGCGCGCCACGCGCCCGACGAGGATCGCCGTCCTCCCCGTCGGCTACTACGAAGGCTTCAACCGCGAGCTCTCTGGCCTCGCCCACGTTCTCGTGCGCGGCAAGCGCGCCCCGATCCGCGGCCGCATCTGCATGAACATGTGCATGGTTGACGTGACCGACATCCCGAGCGCATCACTGGAAGACGAGGTCGTGCTCCTGGGCAAACAAGGCGACGAAAAGCTCACCGCCGAGCAACTCGCCGCCTGGTGCGGCACGATCTCCTACGAGATCGTCTCGCGCATCCACCCCAGCTTGCCGAGAGTTCTAGTGGGACAGTAA
- a CDS encoding class I SAM-dependent methyltransferase, translating to MVGFDDLYRQGGAVTWQAGKEDVVRQVVDLLMGLSPSARVLDFGCGTGWTAPILTASGARYLGVDPSSEGIAQAQKRSAGVPHARFHRIEMGQSLTDALHGAKFTHVFALDALYFVPNLESTLLALAEALEPGGLLCSISHIYRESRVADSLIDDVTREHGYPQFLSGVQWQLLLDRAGLKDVHRYRFYDRRPFNPAAFLGQPWSAIRLARELYEREGALVVTARH from the coding sequence ATGGTCGGTTTCGACGATTTGTACCGTCAGGGCGGCGCGGTCACGTGGCAGGCGGGCAAGGAAGACGTGGTCCGCCAGGTCGTCGATCTGCTGATGGGGCTGTCGCCTTCGGCGAGGGTTCTCGATTTCGGGTGCGGGACGGGGTGGACCGCCCCGATCCTGACGGCGAGCGGCGCCCGTTACCTGGGTGTCGATCCTTCGAGCGAGGGGATCGCTCAGGCCCAGAAGCGCTCGGCCGGGGTCCCGCACGCTCGGTTCCATCGGATCGAGATGGGACAATCGTTGACGGACGCTCTTCACGGGGCGAAGTTCACGCACGTTTTCGCGCTCGATGCTCTCTACTTCGTGCCGAACCTCGAGTCGACGCTCCTCGCCTTGGCCGAGGCCCTCGAGCCGGGCGGCCTGCTGTGCTCGATCTCTCACATCTACCGGGAGAGCCGTGTCGCCGACTCGTTGATCGACGATGTGACGCGCGAGCACGGTTACCCGCAGTTCCTGTCGGGGGTGCAGTGGCAGCTGCTCCTCGACAGGGCCGGCCTCAAGGACGTGCATCGTTATCGTTTCTACGATCGCCGGCCGTTCAACCCTGCCGCCTTCCTGGGCCAACCGTGGTCGGCGATCCGCCTAGCGCGCGAACTGTACGAGCGCGAGGGCGCGTTGGTGGTGACGGCGAGGCACTAA
- a CDS encoding UPF0158 family protein — MKHKPLHINWDELEAAFENRSDDLVYYLDLVTGQIVLEGEGEDAHFDDDDEMDEAVDEGNGTNRPQVTRLYVVTFTNDDELDWMDEFLEGDGKLEDGLKDKLIECVTQESPQAFKDGLRNHAEVRDRWFLFRTERLHEVMDAWLDEHKVNPASKPPWK, encoded by the coding sequence ATGAAGCACAAGCCCCTCCACATCAATTGGGACGAGTTGGAAGCTGCGTTCGAGAACCGCAGCGACGACCTCGTCTACTACCTCGACCTCGTCACCGGCCAGATCGTCCTCGAAGGGGAAGGCGAAGACGCCCACTTCGACGATGACGATGAGATGGACGAAGCCGTCGACGAAGGCAACGGCACCAACCGTCCCCAGGTGACGCGCCTCTACGTCGTGACCTTCACGAACGACGACGAGCTCGACTGGATGGACGAGTTCCTCGAAGGCGACGGCAAGCTCGAAGACGGTCTCAAGGACAAGCTCATCGAGTGCGTCACCCAGGAATCACCGCAGGCGTTCAAGGACGGCCTCCGGAACCACGCCGAGGTGCGCGACCGCTGGTTCCTCTTCCGCACCGAGCGCCTCCACGAGGTCATGGACGCCTGGCTCGACGAGCACAAGGTGAACCCGGCGAGTAAGCCGCCCTGGAAGTGA